One stretch of bacterium DNA includes these proteins:
- a CDS encoding lysophospholipid acyltransferase family protein produces MRLNNRFVLATAPRLISLLVRLLGRTIRFSTVGLEKIDDRWRQNLPSIFALWHQRLLMMPLAYGGNGLYVLISNHRDGELIARAVSHLGIHAIRGSATRGGITAFRQMAQVLRTGKDVAITPDGPRGPKWKAHKGAIVLAKLASVPIFPVTYACSRQKEFNSWDNFILPAPFGRGAFVSGEPIEVPKDADAQTIESLRQLLQTRLIEITRQAEELVRGRAS; encoded by the coding sequence ATGCGCCTCAATAACCGCTTCGTCCTTGCCACGGCGCCTCGCCTAATAAGCCTGCTGGTCAGGTTACTCGGCCGGACGATAAGATTCTCTACGGTAGGGCTCGAGAAGATAGATGACAGATGGCGTCAGAACCTCCCTTCCATCTTCGCTCTGTGGCACCAGCGCCTCCTGATGATGCCACTGGCCTACGGGGGCAACGGCCTTTATGTCCTGATCAGCAACCACCGAGACGGTGAGCTCATAGCCCGAGCGGTCTCGCACCTGGGCATCCACGCCATTAGGGGCTCAGCGACAAGGGGAGGAATAACGGCCTTCAGGCAAATGGCACAGGTTCTGCGCACAGGCAAAGATGTGGCCATAACGCCTGATGGGCCACGGGGACCCAAGTGGAAGGCCCATAAAGGCGCCATTGTTCTGGCCAAGCTGGCCAGCGTCCCGATCTTCCCCGTTACTTACGCCTGCTCGAGACAGAAGGAGTTCAATAGCTGGGACAACTTCATTCTTCCCGCCCCCTTTGGTCGAGGCGCATTTGTATCCGGCGAGCCGATTGAGGTCCCGAAGGATGCGGATGCGCAGACCATAGAATCGCTCAGGCAGCTTCTCCAGACAAGATTGATTGAGATAACGAGGCAGGCCGAGGAGCTCGTGCGTGGCAGGGCTTCTTGA
- a CDS encoding 3-deoxy-D-manno-octulosonic acid transferase produces MIFIYNLLLHTALIVLSPIAVPILLWSHKHRANLWERLGLIRRQARAALASLSQRPILVHAVSVGEVGVALEIIQHLKKLGLPIVLSTITTTGQAFAQERLADDVITLYLPLDLPFLMRRFLRRTNPRSAIIVETELWPNFINEASKSGIPVALVNGRISDKSLGRYWRTRLLWRRILPKLTAVLVQSEQDKRRFASIGAPERNLEVVGTVKFDVSPRELTASKRQHAARSFGLDGSRTVIVAGSTHPGEDEVVLETFASLKRERPELAMIIAPRHVERGPEVGQLAAQNGLSYVLRSKQGTSYSGDFDVLVLDTIGELARAYQTAAVAFVGKSLSNKFRGGHNPIEPAACGVPTVFGPNMQNFRHIAATLVSSGAAIQIDNSDQLLGVISEVLKSPEKREQMAKAAIKVIQANRGATERTVAILERSGFFREDRLQ; encoded by the coding sequence GTGATCTTCATCTACAACCTTCTTCTCCATACTGCCCTCATTGTTCTCTCGCCAATTGCCGTTCCCATTCTGCTCTGGTCGCACAAACACAGGGCAAACCTGTGGGAGCGGCTCGGCCTCATCAGGCGCCAAGCAAGGGCAGCGCTTGCGAGCCTCAGCCAGAGGCCGATCTTGGTCCATGCCGTCTCGGTCGGCGAGGTTGGCGTGGCGCTAGAGATCATCCAGCACCTCAAGAAACTCGGTCTGCCAATAGTTCTCTCGACAATCACGACAACTGGGCAAGCATTTGCCCAGGAACGGCTGGCAGACGATGTCATCACGCTCTATCTGCCCCTCGACCTGCCATTCTTGATGAGGCGCTTCCTGCGGCGGACAAACCCACGCTCCGCGATAATCGTGGAGACGGAGCTCTGGCCGAACTTCATCAATGAGGCTAGCAAGAGCGGCATACCGGTCGCGCTGGTCAACGGGCGCATCTCGGACAAGTCTCTTGGCCGCTACTGGCGAACACGACTGTTATGGCGACGTATCCTTCCCAAACTGACCGCGGTCTTGGTCCAGTCGGAGCAGGACAAAAGAAGGTTCGCCAGCATCGGCGCCCCGGAGCGCAATCTGGAGGTCGTCGGGACGGTGAAGTTCGACGTATCCCCGCGAGAGCTCACCGCCTCAAAGAGACAGCACGCTGCGAGATCGTTCGGCCTAGACGGATCGAGGACGGTGATCGTGGCCGGCAGCACGCACCCCGGGGAGGATGAGGTGGTCCTCGAGACCTTCGCGTCACTGAAACGAGAACGTCCCGAACTTGCGATGATCATCGCCCCAAGACACGTCGAGCGAGGGCCCGAGGTCGGTCAACTAGCCGCTCAAAACGGCCTGTCTTACGTCCTGAGAAGCAAGCAGGGCACATCTTATTCGGGCGACTTCGACGTTCTCGTCCTCGACACTATCGGAGAGCTGGCGCGGGCCTACCAGACCGCCGCGGTAGCCTTCGTCGGGAAAAGCCTCAGTAACAAGTTTCGAGGCGGGCACAATCCGATCGAGCCGGCGGCCTGCGGCGTCCCGACCGTATTTGGGCCCAACATGCAGAACTTCCGGCACATCGCCGCAACGTTGGTTTCCAGCGGGGCCGCGATTCAGATTGATAACTCAGATCAACTGCTGGGAGTGATCTCCGAGGTGCTGAAATCTCCCGAAAAGCGGGAGCAGATGGCGAAGGCCGCAATAAAGGTCATCCAGGCCAACCGAGGCGCGACGGAGAGGACCGTGGCTATTCTTGAGCGTTCGGGCTTCTTCAGAGAGGATAGGCTCCAGTGA
- the lpxK gene encoding tetraacyldisaccharide 4'-kinase, whose product MRSRPAASLASRLKAVLLARLDPGLAMPVEADENARILPQSHSFLTTAVLGLLEPFSVAYGAGVMTRNWLYKTGKLKTHRPACPTVCVGNITAGGTGKTPAVILVCQLLREMGKRPAVLSRGYGRSERAVRVLTAAELEALGPRQSLARFGDEVLTIAGRLHDLPIVVSADRAAAARAACETFAPDVLVMDDGFGHLRLQRDLDILMFDARWPFANGRLLPRGLLREPLWAIERAKVAIVSRTDQCSPEELAATDEAIRRHNPDITLIHSVHRPTGLTRISDQETLHLNHLSAKKVLAFCGIAHPKSFFSTLSRLGAVVTGVPFPDHHIFTKREIARLVGRRHSGGFDLTVTTEKDAPRLFNLSRDESQEVFALAVEIRLLQDGVERLQEALAHAIDKV is encoded by the coding sequence GTGAGGTCCAGGCCGGCCGCATCGCTTGCCTCGCGCTTGAAGGCTGTGCTGCTCGCTCGCCTCGACCCGGGCCTCGCCATGCCAGTTGAGGCGGACGAGAACGCTCGCATATTGCCGCAGTCACACAGTTTCCTAACGACGGCCGTCCTGGGTCTGCTGGAGCCATTCTCGGTCGCCTACGGTGCTGGAGTAATGACCAGGAATTGGCTCTACAAGACCGGAAAACTGAAGACACACCGGCCGGCGTGTCCAACGGTCTGCGTGGGCAATATCACGGCCGGGGGCACTGGCAAGACGCCAGCCGTCATACTTGTCTGCCAACTCCTCCGAGAGATGGGGAAGCGCCCGGCGGTGCTCTCGCGCGGCTATGGCCGCAGTGAGCGAGCGGTGCGAGTTCTCACGGCAGCCGAGCTCGAAGCCCTTGGGCCGAGACAGTCGCTCGCCCGCTTTGGGGACGAGGTGTTGACCATTGCGGGCCGCCTGCACGATTTGCCCATCGTTGTGAGCGCAGACAGGGCAGCCGCGGCAAGGGCTGCATGTGAGACCTTCGCTCCTGACGTGCTCGTCATGGATGACGGGTTTGGCCACCTGCGGCTGCAAAGGGACCTAGACATCCTGATGTTCGATGCGAGGTGGCCATTCGCCAACGGGCGCCTGCTCCCGCGAGGCCTGCTTCGAGAGCCGCTGTGGGCCATTGAACGGGCGAAGGTGGCCATAGTCTCCCGGACAGACCAATGCAGCCCTGAGGAGCTGGCAGCGACAGACGAGGCGATCCGCCGGCACAACCCCGACATCACACTCATCCACTCCGTCCATCGCCCCACCGGACTCACGCGCATCTCCGACCAAGAGACGCTGCACTTGAACCATCTCAGCGCAAAGAAGGTCCTGGCCTTCTGCGGCATCGCACATCCCAAGAGCTTCTTCTCAACGCTCTCAAGGCTCGGCGCAGTGGTGACCGGCGTGCCGTTCCCCGACCACCACATCTTTACAAAAAGGGAGATAGCTCGCCTCGTTGGTCGCCGGCACTCGGGCGGCTTCGATCTCACGGTGACAACTGAAAAGGACGCGCCACGGCTCTTCAACCTATCGCGGGACGAGTCTCAGGAGGTTTTCGCTCTCGCCGTGGAGATCCGGCTCCTCCAAGATGGCGTTGAGAGGCTGCAAGAGGCACTGGCGCACGCGATTGATAAGGTCTGA